The window TCGCTCCGGCCCCGCGTGCTCGAGGCCTTCGGCGAGGTGGGCCCGGCGTGGCGAAGCCGCTGGCATGCCTCACCGGACGTGATGATTGACGCGGCCAGCGAGGAGGCCGTTCGCGCCGGGGACTACCAGTTGGTGCTCGGCGAACTGCATTTGTGCAACAGCATCTCCTCGCTCTTCGTGGAACAGCACCCAGCGCCCGAGGAACTCTTCGCGCTCGCGGAGCGGTGTGCCACCGGGGTCGACGTGGTGCCCGTGTTCCCGAAGTCCGAGTGGAGCCAGCGGACGCTGCCGTGCCTCTTCCCGCGAGACAGCCTCTACTACCTCTCCGGGCAGGAGCCGCCGCCCCAGCCGGGCGCTCGCGCGCTCCGCGTGGGGGACATGGTGGTGGAGCGGCGTGACGGCACGCTGGAGGTCCTCGACCGCGTGAGCGGGCGCCGCTTCGACTTGATGGAGTTCATGGCCGTGTTCTTGGAGCAGCGCTGCGCCAGCATCTTCGACCTGGCGCTGGCCGATGACTACTCGCCTCGGGTGACGGTGGATGGCGTGGTCGTCGCCCGTGAGCGCTGGAGCGCGCCTGCTTCCGAGCTGGGCTTCGCCGGACTCACGGACCCGATGACGCAATGGCTGGAGGCCCGGCGTTGGCAGCAGGGACTGGGCATTCCGCGCTTTGCGTTCTTCAAGGTGGCGACGGAGCGCAAGCCGTGCTTCGTGGACTTCGACAGCCCCTTGCTGGTGGAGATGATGGCGAAGCTGGTGCGGCGCACGGCGGAGGAGTCGCCGGCTTCACGCGTCCAGTTCTCGGAGATGCTGCCGGACCCCGAGCACCTCTGGCTCACCGATGCGGCTCAGCGCCGCTACACGAGCGAGCTGCGGCTGGTCTGCGAGATGTCTTGAGCAGCCCGAGGCCTTTCAACGGTTTCACCCTTGTTCATTGAAGGAGCCGTACGCCCATGAGCGCGCCCGAGCCGATTCCCGGCGGACAATTCTCTCCAGAAGTCAAAGCGCTGCACGGTCAGCTTTCCCCTGCCGCCGCTGCGTTCCTGGAGTTCACAAAGCGCGTCCCCGAGGCCCTTTCGCGCCACAAGTTCAAGCCGCATGAGGCGTCGCCGTTCATCACCTATGAGCTGCATGCGTGGCCCACCTTCGTGGAGGGCCCGGTTGCACGACAGATGCGAGAGGTCGCCCCGGCGCTCTGCCAACTCATCAAGCGAGCCCCCCGGCGCCTGCTGGGGGCCACGGATCGCGCGGCGGCGTTCTACGGGCTTCCGCATGAGCGGGCGCACGCGGCGCTCGATGCCCTGGCGCGGACGGATGACGCCCGCGGAGCCATTGGCCGTGGTGACTTCATCCATGACGGCACGGCCTTCAAGTGCGTGGAGTTCAACCTGACCGCGGGTGTCGGGGGCTGGGAGACGGCCATCCACGTCCAACAGGTGCTGGCGCAGCCCGCGATGCAGCGCTTCGCCATGGAGCAACGGCTGCGCGTCCGTCAGCCGCGGACGCTGCGCGATTTCTTCTCCAACGTTGTCGACACCGTGCGGCGCGACGTCAACTGGGAAGGGGAGTGCAACATCGGCATCCTCTTCTCCCCGAGCACCTTGCCGGAAGCAGGCCCGGCGGAGCAGGTGAGCCGGTTCTTCACCGCTCAGCTCCAGGAACTCCTCCAGCCCGAAGGCGCGCGCGGCGAGGTTCTCCTGGCCACCTATGGCTCGGTGGAATCAGAGCCCGGCGCCCACCTCACGCTCCGGGGCAAGCGGCTGCACGCCGTTGTGGAGTACGACGCGCGAGACAGGCTGGCGATGGCGGGAGCGACCTACGTCGCGCAGGCCCAGGCCGCGTTCGATGCCCGGACGGTCAGCCTCCTCAACGGCCCGGCGCAGGATGTGCTCGACGACAAGCGCAACCTCGCGCTGCTCTGGGAGCACGTGACGTCGCCCGCGCTGTCCGAGGCGGAACAGGAGTTGGTGCGCCGGAACGTGCCCTGGTCATGCCGGGTCGAACGGACGCACGTCGAGCGGGACGGGGCGCGGTACCTGGTTCCGGAGCTGCTGGCCTCGCAACGCGAGTCCCTGGTCCTCAAGCCGGGCCGGGACTACGGCGGCGAGTCCGTTCTGGTGGGTGGGACGACCTCCGCCGCGGACTGGGACACGGCCGTGCGCAAGGCGCTCGACGTGGGCGGCTGGGTGGCGCAGGAGCGCGTGCACCCGACGCCCCTCCATACGCTGGGACCGGAAGGCACGGTGGTGCCCTACATCGCCGTCTGGGGGCTCTTCGTGCTCGGAGAGACCTACGGCGGGCACTTCCTCCGCATGTGCCCCATGCGGCGGGGCACTGGCGTGGTGAACGTCGCGCAGGGCGCCATCGTGGGCGCCCTCATCGAACTGGAGTGAGGCCTCGGGGCCGCGTTACTGCTCGCGGTACTCGCGGCCCAGCTTCTGCTGCTTGCGGATGCGGCCCACCGCGCTCAGGGCAATGGAGGGGATGAGCTTCGGGCCCAGCCTGGCCAGCATCGACCAGGTCCACCACCAGTAGTTGGTGGCGATGGCGTCCTCCACCGTGTACACGCGGTGCCACCAGCCGTAGGGCAGGTAGAGAATCTCCCCGGCCTCCAGGACGAAGTCGTAGTCGGGGACAAGGCCGCCGGGGAGCTGGTCCGCCTTGCCCCCGTGGGGCGTCAGGTCGTGGGCGCTCACGACGGACCACGGGTGGCTGAGCTTCGCCGGGCTCAGCTCCGCGTCCCGCTTGGGCGAATACAACTGCCACTGCTTGCGGCCCACCATGACGGCGTGCAGGTTGTGGGCGCGGTCCAGGTGGAGCTGGGTGAAGGTGCCGCGCGGGCCCATGAAGAAGAGCTGCTCGGTGAGCTTGCGCTGGACGGCGTAGTCGTCGAAGCGGACGTCCTGGTGCAGCTCCGGCAGGGTGCGGAACAGGTCATTGCCGATGAGGTAGCCCGGCGTTTCGCCGCCCTTCGCCTTCAGCGTGTCGACGTACTCCTGCATGCTCATCTTCCGCACGCGGCCCACGCGCTCCACGCCGCCCGTGTCCTTGGCGTTGTATTGCAGCCACTCCACGGGGACGCTCACGTCGCGGTACTTCGTGGCGAAGTAGTCGAAGGTCCACCGCTCGGCCGCGGGCCAGCCCTTCATGGCGTCGGTGAGGATGACGGGTTTATTGTTCGCTTCGATGCGCTCGTAGAAGGCCCGGCGGTTGTCGAGCGGCATGCGCTCAGGAACCAGGGGTTCTGCGCCCTTATGGGCGGTGGCGGTGCTCATGGCAGCTCTCCCGGGTGGTGCGTCAGGCCGCGCTCTCGCTCTGGCCCTGAGCCTTCTGCAGGCGCTCGAAGTTGTTGTCGATGCCGTGGCGCACGTCCGCCAGCATGTGGATTTCGAACTCCTGGAACGCGAAGGACGGCCAGGCGCGCAGCAGCGTCAGCAGCGACTCATGCGAGTCGGCGTTGAGGATACAGAGGCCCATCTTCGGGAGGACGTAGTAGGCACAGTCGAAGGTGCCGTCCTGGAGGCGAGCGCCCACCCAGTCACGGACAGCGCGGTTGAGGGCGATGGGGTCCTGGGGCTGGGGGCCCGAAGTGCGATCCTTGACGTAGACGAGGTACTTCATCGGGAAGGCTCCTTTGAAAAGTGGGGTCAGCGAGTCGATGCGGGCCGCAGCCTGGTGAGGCTCCGGCGGATGTTCTGCAGCAGGCCGCGCGGCGTCTGTCGCAGGAAGAAGTGATCCCCCAGGAACGTCTGGGTGGCGAACGGACCGGAGGTGAGCTGGCGCCACGCCTCCGTCGCGTCATCGGGCACGTAGTCGTCGAAGCCGCGGAAGGCGGAGAGCGGGCACGCCAGGATGGGGCCCGGCTTCCACGCGTAGCCCTCGCACACGGCGGTGTCCGCCAGCATGGTGGCGCGCATCAAAGTCAGCAGCTCTTCCGCCATCTCGCCCGACACGGCGCGTGACTCACCCAGGCGCCGGGCTTCGGACGCGTCGATGTCATGGGTGGCCGTGGCCGGTGTGTGGGCCTGGAGCGTGTGCGGCGCCCGGTAGCTGGCGACGAAGAGGTGCAGCGGCGCCGGCAGCCCGCGCTCGCGCAGCGCCCGCGTCAGCTCGTATGCGAGCAGTGCGCCCATGCTGTGTCCGAAGAGGGCGTAGGGCTTGTCCGTGTGCTTGGCCAGCACGTCCACCAGGGGCGCGATGACGTCCGGCAGCGCGCGCAGGGGTGGCTCGCGCAGGCGGTTCTCCCGACCGGGGAGCTGCACCGGGCACACCTCGATGTCTTGTCCCAGCTCCGCCTGCCAGGTGCGGAACAGGGAGGCGCTGCCACCCGCGTGAGGCAGACAGAACAGCCGCACCCAGGACGCCGGTGCGGGGACGTGGAAGGCCAACCAATCCGTCATGACCGCACCTCGCGTCCCTGTCCGCCAACGAGCTTCTGGTACACAGCGAGGTTGGCAGCCACCATGCGCGGCAGGCTGAACAGCTCCACCACGCGTTGCTGGCCGGCGAGCCCCATGCGCCGCGCCCGCTCGCGGTCCTCCAGCAGGTTGAGCTGCGCGGCAGCGAGCGACTCGACGTCCACTTCGCGCGGACCTCCCGGTGCGCCGGGGAGCACGGGGACCAGCAGGCCCGTCTTCTCGTGGTCGACGATTTCCGACGGGCCTCCGGAGCGCGTTGCCACCAGCGGTAGACCGGAGGCCATGGCCTCGATGGCCGTGTAGCCAAAGGGCTCGTAGAGCGAAGGCACCAGCGCCAGATCCGCGATTCGATGGAGCAGCCCGAGCTGCTGGCGTGGCAGTTTGCCCAGCAGCTTGATGCGGTGGCGCAGGTGCGCGTAGCGCTGGGTCAGCGTCTGCACCATCTGCGTGGACTCTCGCGAGTCGGTGCCACCGGCCAGGAGGAAGCGCACGTTGGGGCGCCGTTCGAGCACGCGCTCGGCGGCGGCGAAGATGGCGCTGATGCCCTTCATGGGATGGAGCCGACCCGTGTAGAGGACGACCGGGTCATCCGGCGTGGCCACTGTGGCGCGCAGCCGGGCGTAGTCCTCCGGCGCGTGCGAGGGCTGGAGGAAGGGGCCCGCGTCCATGCCGCAGTGGATGGTGTGCAGCAGCGACGCCGGCATCCCATAGGTCTCCCGGATGAGCTCGCTCATGGAGTCGCTCACCGAGATGACGTTCGTCGACCCGTCGTAGAAGCTGCGCTCCTCCTCGAGAATCTCCGGGTCGGGCGTCTGTCCCCACCATCGCTCGGCGGGCTCGGAGATGTAGTGGCTGGTCCCCAGCACCGGCACACCGGTCTCATGGGCCAGCGCTCGCGCGGCGCGGTGGGTGTGCCACTGGTGGAAATGGATGAGGTCTGGCTTCTCCTCGTGGATGAGCTCGCGGCCTCGGTGAATCAGGTCGTCGTTGAAGACGCGGATGCCGCCCACCAGGGAGAGCTTTCCCGCCTGGGAGAGGCTGCCGCGGCTGGGCGGCATCATGTGCACGGTGAGGTTGGGCTCGCGGAGCACGGCGGGCTCGCCGGGCGTGTACGCCAGGACGGTGACCTTGCACCCGCCGCGCGCCAGCCCGCGGGCCAGCTCGTAGACATAGGTGCCCACACCGCCGGCCACGTTCGGCGTGTACTCCATGGCCAGGAGGAGCGCCTTCAGGGGTGGGGAGATAGGAGGTGCCATTGGGCTGTCTCTCAAAAAGGGTGTGGACGCGCGGCTAACGGCTGGCCGCGCCCTCCTTGGCGGTGAGCTCGGCCAGGATTCGCAGCAGGGCCTCCACCTCCGGGTCATCATGGCCGGGGCTCTTGCGCTGCTCGGCTACCAGGGCCGCCAGTCGAGCCACCGTCGGCGCCTCGAACAGCGATTGCAACGGCACCGTGAAGCCGAAGGTGTCCCGCAGCCGTCCCACCACCGTGGTGGCCAGCAGCGAGTGTCCACCGAGCGCGAAGAAGTCGTCGTGGACGCCCACCGGCCGCACGCCCAACACGTCCTCCCAGATGCGCGCCACCACCTGCTGGTCCTCGGTGTCGGGAGCCACGTAGGCCACGGCCAATGCGGGGCGGGAGTAGCCCGCGGCGGGGGCCTCACCGGGCTCCTCCGTTTCGGGGACGCGCTCCGCGGACGGCGCGGCGGCCAGGGCGCGGTGCCCGTCGGGGGAGACCCAGTAGCGCTTGCGCTCGAAGGGGTAGGTGGGCAGCCCGACGCGTTGGCGCCGTGCCTCGCCGTTGAAGGCTTCCCAGTCCACATCCACGCCGGACATCCAGAGCTGTCCCAGCGCGCCGAGCAGCACGGTCGTATCCGCCTGTCGCGTGTCCGGATGACGGAGCGAGGTCACCGTGGTGGGCGCCTGCCGGAGCGCGCCAGGCTGTGACGCGAAGGTGGTCAGCGTGCGGCCGGGGCCGACCTCCAGGAGCACCTGCGCGGGTTGTAGCTGCGCGAGCCCCGCGGCGAAGCGGACTGGCTGACGCAGGTGGCGGGCCCAGTAGGCCGGGTCCTTCGCCTCGGCGGCCGTCACCCACGTGCCGGTGACGTTGGAGAGGAAGGGAATCTGCGGCGCGGACAGCTTCATCCGGCGCAGGCGCTCGGTGAAGGGCGCGACGATGGGGTCCATCATCGCCGAGTGGAACGCGTGCGAGGTGTGCAGGCGACGTGACTGGACGCCACGTGCGTCCAGCCGGGCCTTCAGCGCGTCCACGGCGTCGTCGGGGCCGGCGACCACCGTCATCGACGGCGCGTTCACCGCGGCCACGGACAGCCGCGCATCCAGCGACGACACCAGCTCCGCTTCCGACAGCGCGACGGAGAGCATTGCGCCCGGCGGCAGGTCCTGCATCAACTGGCCCCGTGCGGCCACCAGGGCTAGCGCGTCCGGCAAGGTGAAGACGCCCGCGAGGCACGCGGCCACGTACTCACCGATACTGTGGCCCACCATGGCCTCGGGCCGCACGCCCCAGGACATCCACAGCCGCGCGAGCGCGTACTCGATGATGAAGAGGGCCGGCTGGGCCAACCGCGTCTGCTGCAACTGCCGCTGGGCTTCCTCGGCGCGGTCCGCGGCGGGGAAGAGGACCTCGCGCAGGTCCACCTTGAGGTGCGGGATGAGCCGGGTGGCGCAGTCGTCCACGTCCGCGCGGAACCCACGCTCGTTCTCGTACAAACCCTGCGCCATGCCCGCGTACTGCGCGCCCTGGCCAGGGAACATGAACACGGTGGGGCGGCTGGTGCGCTCCTCGGTGGCGGAGAGCTGCCGGCTGATGTCGCCCAGCGCCGTGAGCGTGTCCTCACGTCCCTGACAAACGATGGCGCGGCGGTGCGGGTGGCGCCGCCTGCCCACTTGGAGCGTGTACGCCACGTCCGCGGGCTCCAGGCCCTTGTTCGCGCGGAGGTGCTCCTCCAGCCGGGAGGCCTGCGCGGCGAGCGCCGTGGGTGTGCGCGCCGACAGGATCAGGAGTTGGTGCGAGCGCGTGGACGAAACCGGAGCGCGGGAGGGCGGCTCCTCCAGGATGACATGGGCGTTGGTGCCGCCCATGCCGAAGCTGCTCACGCCGGCGCGCCGAGGCTCGCGGGCGGGTGCCTTCCACTCGCGCAGCTTCGTGTTGACGTAGAAGGGGCTCGCGTCCCAGGGGATGTTGGGGTTCGGCGTCTCGAAGTTGAGGCTGGGTGGCAGCTTGCGGTGCTTCAGCGCCAGCGCCGTCTTGATGAGGCCCGCCACGCCCGCCGCCGCGTCCAGGTGGCCCAGGTTGGGCTTGATGGAGCCCAGGGCGCAGGTGCGCGGTCCGGCGGCCTCGTCGCCGAAGGCGCGGATGAGGGCCTGCACTTCGATGGGGTCTCCCAGCGCGGTGCCGGTGCCGTGCGCCTCCACGTAGCCGATGCTCCCGGCCGATACGCCCGCGCTGCCCAGGGCCTCGGAGATGACGGCGGCCTGGCCCTCGACGCCCGGCGCGGTGTAGCCCACACGCGCGGCGCCGTCGTTGTTCACCGCGGAGCCCTTGATGACCGCGTAGATGGGGCTGCCATCCGCCAGCGCATCTTCCAGGCGCCGCAGCGCCACCACGCCCGCGCCGCTGCCGAAGACGATGCCCTTGGCCTGCGCGTCGAAGGGGCGGCAGTGCCCGTCCGGCGACAGGATGCCGCCATCCACGTAGCGGTAGCCGCCCTGAATCTGGAGGTTGATGGACACGCCGCCCGCGAGCGCGAGGTCACACTCCTGGTTGAGCAGGCTCTGACAGGCGACGTGGACCGCGACCAGCGACGTGGAGCACGCGCTCTCGATGTTGAAGCTGGGGCCGCGCAGGTCCAGCTTGTAGGCGGCCCGCGTGGTGAGGAAGCTGCCCGCGTTGCCCAGGTTGAGCTGGAGCGGGTCCGCCGTGCGCATCAGCTCCGCGTTCCCCATGAGGTTGAGCAGCAGGTAGGTGCTCAGGGCCTGTCCGCCGAAGACACCCACCAACAGCTCGGGAGTCGGCGCGCCATGGCCCGCGTCCTCCAATGCCTCCAGCGCGCACTCCAGGAAGAGGCGTTGCTGCGGGTCCATGACCTCCGCTTCGCGCGGCGTGTAGCCGAAGAAGGCCGCGTCGAAGCCCGCAACGTCGTCCAGCCGTGAGGCCACCTTCACGAAGTGCGGATCCTTCAGCACCTCGGTGGGCAGGCCCGCCTTGAGGACTGCCTCGTCCGAAAGCGGCTCAATGGACTCCACGCCGTCGCAGAGGTTGCGCCACAGATCCTCCAGGCTGCGCGCGCCTGGGAAGCGCCCGGCCATGCCGGTGATTGCGATCTCCATCCCCGTGTTGCTGTCCGACACGCTGTCCCCCTCTTGCGCTCAGTTCCCCGACTGGCGCCGCTGCTGGATGAGCTCCCGACGCCTGGCTCCGCGGCTTCGCCGGTCACTGGTGGTGGCCGACGCCTGTTCCTGCCCTCGGGTCAGCAGCCGGGCCATGGCGCTGAGCGTGGGGTTCTCGAAGAGCGACACCACCGGCAGGTCCTTGCCGAAGCGGCGCTTCACCTCGTTGATGACCTTCAGGCCAATCAGCGAGTTCCCACCGAGCTCGAAGAAGTTCTCGTGCAGCGCCACGCTCTCCACGCCCAGGAAGCGCTGCCAGATGTCCGCCAGCTCGCGCTCCGCCTCGTCCATGCTGGCGGGCGCCGCGCGCTCGGCCGCCGGCGCGGCGTCTGTCTCCATGGGGCCCATCAAGTCTTGGAGCAGCGAGGCGCTGCGCGCCATGGCCGCTCGGAGGTCCTCGGTGGACACCACGACGTGGGTGGGGGCCTGCGCCAACACGCGCTCGAAGACGTCCACGCCCTCGGCCGGTGTCAGGGCATGGGCCAGCATCGCCTCCCGCATCGGGTTGGCGCCGTCCGGCATCTGCGTCGTTACGGCCTGGCCCACCTCGCGCCAGGTATCCCAGGCCAGGGAGATGATCGGCACGTTCCCCGTCGCCGCGGCCTGGTGAGCGAAGGCATCCTGGAAGGCGCACGCGGCGCAGTGGTCAATCTGCCCGGGCTCCGCCGTGTAGGCGGTGCGAGACGAGCAGAGCACGAAGAAGTCCAAGGGCGTGTCGCGCAGCAGCGCGTGCAGGATCCAGGTGCCCGACACCTTGGGGCGCAGGACGTCCTCCACGGCCTTCTGCGTGCGGAGCTGGGCCAGTCCGCCCGCGGGCACGCCGGCGGCGTGGATGACGCCGTGGAGTTCGCCAAAGGCCTGTCGCGCCTGGCGCAGCACCTCGGCCATCTGCTCGGCGTCGCCCACGTCCGCCGGGAGGACCAGGACCTCGGAGCCGAGGGCCTCTAGCGCCAGCACCTGGCGAATGCGCTGACTCACCCGGTCCTGCTCACCGTGCTCGGTGATCCAGGTGTCCCAGGTGTCACGTTCCGGCAGGGCATTGCGGCCCACCAGCACCAGCCGGGCCTGGACCTGCCGCGCGAGCGACTCCGCCAGCACCAGGCCGATGCCACCCAGTCCGCCGGTGATGAGGTACGTGCCTCGCGGACGCAGGCGCGACGGCGCATCCGCGGCGGGCGCGGAGATGCGTACCTGCTCGAACGACTGTTCCCAGCGGCTCGGGCCCCGGAGCGCCACGGCGCCGTTGGAGGAACCCGTGGCCAGCTCACCCACCATCCGCGCCACCAGGGCCTGGAGCGTCTTGCTACAGCGTGGGGCCTCCACGTCGATCGACCGACATGACAGGCCCGGCACCTCGTGCGGCAGCACGCGGCAGGCACCCAGGAGCGTGGCCTTCTCCGGGGCCAGCACCTCATGTCCGGTGACGGCCTGCACGCCGCTGGAGACCACCGTCATTTGCACGGGCCCGGACGCGCTCTGGCCAGCCAGGGCCTGTGAGAGGAAGAGCAGGCTGAAGAAGCCGGTGCGCTGGGCGTGCTCCAGGCCCGCCAGTCCTTCTCCCGCGGAGTCCACGCTCCACAGGTGGACGATGCGCTCGGGCCGGCAGGAGTCCTCGGCGAGCGCATTCAGCAGCGCCGCGTAGGTCTCCGGGCGGGTTGGGTCCACTTCGAAGACGCCGTCATCCACGCGGCGGAAGTCGGAGCCCTGCGATACCCGGGTGACCCGGCCGCCGCTCTCCGCCAGCCGTGTCGCCAAGGCGTCTCCCAGCCCGCCGGTGTCGGTGAAGACGAGCCAGTTCTGGGGCGCGGCGGTGGTCGCGCGCGGTGCGAGCGTGCGCTTCCAGGATGGCAGATAGAACCAGTCCGCCGCGTCCTTGCGCCGGGCGAGCGAGACGTCGCTGGCGATCGCGATACCGGCTGCATTCGGCTCCAGCCAGTGCCGCTTGCGATCGAAGGGGTAGGTGGGCAGCACCACGCGCCGGCGCTGCTCTCCGGCTTGGAGACGCCGCCAGTCCATGGGCACACCCGCCGCCCAGAGCCGGCCCAGCGTGGTGAGGACGAAGCGCATGTCGGAGCCGGGCTCACGAGGCGCCCGCATTGACGTGAGCACCACGGTGGGCTGGCCACGCTCCACCTGCAGGCGCGCGAGCGAGCCCAGCGTCCGCCCAGGACCGACCTCCAGCAGCACGCGCGACGGGTTCTCCAGCAGGCAACGCACGCCCGGACCGAAGCGCACCGTCTGCCGCAGGTGGCGCACCCAGTACCTCGGGTCGGTGGCCTCCTCCTCGGTCACCCATGTCCCCGTGACGCCAGAGACGAAGGGCTGCGTCGGCGTCTGGAGCTTCAGCCGCCCGACGAAGGCCGCGAACGCCGGCAGGATGGAGTCGATGAGGTGGGAGTGCGCGGCCACGTCGATGTGGACGCGGCGGTGCTCGATGCCTCGCGTCGCCAGGTCGGCGGAGAGCGCATCCACCGAGGCGGTGTCGCCGGCCACCACGCATTGCGACGGTCCGTTGACGGCGGCCAGGGACAGGTGCTCGCCCAGCATCGGCAGCAGCTCCTGTTCGGACAGGGCCACGCTCACCATCGCGCCGGAGGGAAGCTGCTCGAAGAGGCGGCCACGCTCGGCCACCAACGCCAGCGCGTCCTCCAGCGAGAAGACACCCGCGAGGCAGGCGGCCACGTACTCGCCCATGCTGTGGCCAATCATCGCCTCGGGCCGGATGCCCCAGGACTCCCACAGCCTGGCCAGCGCGTACTCCACCGTGAAGAGCGCGGGCAGGCCCACGGAGGGACGAGGAAGGGGCGCGCCTGCGTCCGCGTCGCCCGCCGGGTACAGCACCGTGCGAAGCGACGGTCCGCCGCGGCGCTGGAAGCTGGCGGCGCACGCGTCGAAGGCTTCGCGGAAGGCGGGCTCCTTCTCGTACAGCTCCTGCCCCATGCGCAGGTGCTGCGCGCCACCGCCGGGGAAGAGGAACACGACAGAACGGCCACCGTCCTTGGCCACGTCCGTGAACACGCGCTCGGGGTTCATCTCGGACAGCACCGTGGCCGCGTCCTCGCCACTCTCGCAGACCACGACGCGCCGGTGCGGGAAGGCCTTGCGGCCAATCTGGAGGGTGTAGGCCACGTCCGCCAGGGACTGCTCGGGGCGCGCCTCCAGGTGCGTGCCCAGGTTCTGGGTGAGCGCGTCGAGCGCGGCCGGCTTCTTCGCGGAGAGCACCAGCAATTGCCAGGGCCGCGACGGACCGGAGGGCGCTGGGGGCGGCGGCGCTTCCAGCAGTGCGTGGGCGTTGGTGCCACCAATGCCGAAGGAACTCACGCCCGCGCGGCGCCGGTGGTCATGCGGCTGCCAGTCCCGCAACGCGGCATTCACGAAGAAGGGGCTGCGCGCCCAATCGATGTTCGGGTTGGGCGTGCGGCAGTGGAGGGTGGGGGGGATGCGTCCGTGCTCCACCGCCAGGGCCGTCTTGATGAGCCCTGCTACGCCGGCCGCCGCGTCCAGGTGGCCGATGTTCGACTTGACCGACCCGAGCGCGCAGAAGCTGGTGGCCTCGGTGCCGGCGCGGAAGGCGCTCGTCAGCGCGGAGACCTCGACCGGATCTCCCAGCAGGGTGCCGGTGCCGTGCGTCTCCACGTAACCCACGGTGTCCGGCGTCACGCCCGCCAGGGCGTGGGTGCGGGCGATGACCTCCGCCTGTCCCTCGGCGCTGGGCGCGGTGTAGCCGAGCTTCGAGGCACCGTCGTTGTTGATGGCGGAGGCCCGGATGACGGCGTGGATGTGGCTGCCGTCCGCGAGCGCGTCATCCAGCCGCTTGAGCACCACCACGCCCACGCCGCTGCCGAAGAGCGTTCCCTGGGCCTGTGCATCGAAGGGACGGCAGTGACCGTCCGGCGACGCGATGCCGCCGGGCTGGTGCACGTAGCCCGTGCGCTGGGGCACGTCCACGGACACGCCGCCCGCGATGGCCACGTCACACTGGAAGCCCATCAGTGACTGGCAGGCCAGGTGGGTGGCGACCAGCGACGTGGAGCAACCCGTCTGGACATCCAGGCTGGGGCCCTTGAGGTCCAGGTGGTACGCCAGCCGCGTGGC is drawn from Myxococcus xanthus and contains these coding sequences:
- a CDS encoding cupin-like domain-containing protein yields the protein MSTATAHKGAEPLVPERMPLDNRRAFYERIEANNKPVILTDAMKGWPAAERWTFDYFATKYRDVSVPVEWLQYNAKDTGGVERVGRVRKMSMQEYVDTLKAKGGETPGYLIGNDLFRTLPELHQDVRFDDYAVQRKLTEQLFFMGPRGTFTQLHLDRAHNLHAVMVGRKQWQLYSPKRDAELSPAKLSHPWSVVSAHDLTPHGGKADQLPGGLVPDYDFVLEAGEILYLPYGWWHRVYTVEDAIATNYWWWTWSMLARLGPKLIPSIALSAVGRIRKQQKLGREYREQ
- a CDS encoding type I polyketide synthase, with the protein product MSDSNTGMEIAITGMAGRFPGARSLEDLWRNLCDGVESIEPLSDEAVLKAGLPTEVLKDPHFVKVASRLDDVAGFDAAFFGYTPREAEVMDPQQRLFLECALEALEDAGHGAPTPELLVGVFGGQALSTYLLLNLMGNAELMRTADPLQLNLGNAGSFLTTRAAYKLDLRGPSFNIESACSTSLVAVHVACQSLLNQECDLALAGGVSINLQIQGGYRYVDGGILSPDGHCRPFDAQAKGIVFGSGAGVVALRRLEDALADGSPIYAVIKGSAVNNDGAARVGYTAPGVEGQAAVISEALGSAGVSAGSIGYVEAHGTGTALGDPIEVQALIRAFGDEAAGPRTCALGSIKPNLGHLDAAAGVAGLIKTALALKHRKLPPSLNFETPNPNIPWDASPFYVNTKLREWKAPAREPRRAGVSSFGMGGTNAHVILEEPPSRAPVSSTRSHQLLILSARTPTALAAQASRLEEHLRANKGLEPADVAYTLQVGRRRHPHRRAIVCQGREDTLTALGDISRQLSATEERTSRPTVFMFPGQGAQYAGMAQGLYENERGFRADVDDCATRLIPHLKVDLREVLFPAADRAEEAQRQLQQTRLAQPALFIIEYALARLWMSWGVRPEAMVGHSIGEYVAACLAGVFTLPDALALVAARGQLMQDLPPGAMLSVALSEAELVSSLDARLSVAAVNAPSMTVVAGPDDAVDALKARLDARGVQSRRLHTSHAFHSAMMDPIVAPFTERLRRMKLSAPQIPFLSNVTGTWVTAAEAKDPAYWARHLRQPVRFAAGLAQLQPAQVLLEVGPGRTLTTFASQPGALRQAPTTVTSLRHPDTRQADTTVLLGALGQLWMSGVDVDWEAFNGEARRQRVGLPTYPFERKRYWVSPDGHRALAAAPSAERVPETEEPGEAPAAGYSRPALAVAYVAPDTEDQQVVARIWEDVLGVRPVGVHDDFFALGGHSLLATTVVGRLRDTFGFTVPLQSLFEAPTVARLAALVAEQRKSPGHDDPEVEALLRILAELTAKEGAASR
- a CDS encoding glycosyltransferase family 4 protein, encoding MAPPISPPLKALLLAMEYTPNVAGGVGTYVYELARGLARGGCKVTVLAYTPGEPAVLREPNLTVHMMPPSRGSLSQAGKLSLVGGIRVFNDDLIHRGRELIHEEKPDLIHFHQWHTHRAARALAHETGVPVLGTSHYISEPAERWWGQTPDPEILEEERSFYDGSTNVISVSDSMSELIRETYGMPASLLHTIHCGMDAGPFLQPSHAPEDYARLRATVATPDDPVVLYTGRLHPMKGISAIFAAAERVLERRPNVRFLLAGGTDSRESTQMVQTLTQRYAHLRHRIKLLGKLPRQQLGLLHRIADLALVPSLYEPFGYTAIEAMASGLPLVATRSGGPSEIVDHEKTGLLVPVLPGAPGGPREVDVESLAAAQLNLLEDRERARRMGLAGQQRVVELFSLPRMVAANLAVYQKLVGGQGREVRS
- a CDS encoding thioesterase II family protein is translated as MTDWLAFHVPAPASWVRLFCLPHAGGSASLFRTWQAELGQDIEVCPVQLPGRENRLREPPLRALPDVIAPLVDVLAKHTDKPYALFGHSMGALLAYELTRALRERGLPAPLHLFVASYRAPHTLQAHTPATATHDIDASEARRLGESRAVSGEMAEELLTLMRATMLADTAVCEGYAWKPGPILACPLSAFRGFDDYVPDDATEAWRQLTSGPFATQTFLGDHFFLRQTPRGLLQNIRRSLTRLRPASTR